A section of the Hevea brasiliensis isolate MT/VB/25A 57/8 chromosome 17, ASM3005281v1, whole genome shotgun sequence genome encodes:
- the LOC131169232 gene encoding 18.1 kDa class I heat shock protein-like, translated as MSIVPISDQAGAISNRSSSDLWDPEGFFSSLNLWDPFLNFPFPFQSSIVSTHFPSLAGEIFPSLETHVDWQETPRAHVFRAVFRGLNREDVLVFIDDDNTLQVSTENGKFMSKFKLPENARRDQIKAAMVNGVLTVTIPKEGARSPSVRSIEISGSG; from the coding sequence ATGTCGATCGTTCCTATCAGTGACCAAGCAGGTGCTATCTCCAATCGTTCCTCTTCGGACTTGTGGGATCCAGAAGGTTTCTTCTCATCACTAAATCTTTGGGATCCATTCCTAAATTTTCCTTTCCCATTCCAATCCTCCATAGTTTCCACCCATTTCCCATCCTTGGCTGGGGAAATTTTCCCATCCCTTGAAACCCATGTAGATTGGCAGGAAACCCCAAGAGCCCATGTGTTTAGAGCTGTATTTCGTGGGCTTAACAGAGAGGATGTGTTGGTTTTCATTGACGATGATAATACGCTTCAAGTAAGCACAGAGAATGGTAAGTTCATGAGCAAGTTCAAGTTGCCTGAGAACGCCAGAAGAGATCAAATTAAAGCAGCTATGGTGAATGGAGTTCTCACTGTGACTATTCCTAAGGAAGGTGCTAGATCGCCTAGTGTAAGATCCATTGAGATTTCTGGTTCTGgctaa